Proteins encoded together in one Shewanella oneidensis MR-1 window:
- the hutC gene encoding histidine utilization repressor, with the protein MATPKFAEIKQYITGCIESGEWEENARVPSENQLAELFVCSRMTARRALTELTDNGVLERSQGLGTFVAGRKSQSSMLAIRNIADEIKDRGHGYSVQQLALEQVNATAPIAIALALDVGSPVFHSILVHCEQGVPLQVEERYVNPAFAPDYLVQDFSEQTPHEYLSQVAPLTEAHHTIEAIIASSELQQRLAIPATEPCLQISRRTWSRQGVVSFAKLVHPGSRFKLGGHLTFNK; encoded by the coding sequence TTGGCTACGCCTAAGTTTGCAGAAATAAAGCAATACATCACTGGCTGTATCGAGTCCGGTGAGTGGGAAGAAAATGCCCGCGTGCCCTCGGAAAATCAGCTGGCTGAGCTGTTTGTCTGTAGCCGGATGACGGCGCGTCGCGCCTTGACAGAGCTGACAGATAACGGCGTGCTTGAGCGTTCGCAGGGGCTTGGCACCTTTGTGGCGGGGCGTAAGTCGCAATCCTCCATGTTGGCGATCCGCAATATCGCCGATGAAATTAAAGACCGTGGCCATGGTTACAGTGTGCAGCAATTAGCACTTGAGCAAGTGAACGCTACCGCGCCGATTGCTATCGCATTGGCGCTCGACGTCGGCAGTCCGGTATTTCATTCAATATTAGTGCATTGCGAGCAGGGCGTGCCGCTGCAAGTCGAGGAGCGTTATGTAAATCCCGCCTTTGCGCCTGACTACTTAGTGCAGGATTTTAGCGAGCAAACACCCCATGAATACCTGTCGCAGGTGGCTCCGCTGACCGAGGCGCACCACACCATCGAAGCCATTATCGCCAGTAGCGAATTGCAGCAGAGGTTAGCCATTCCGGCGACCGAACCCTGCTTACAGATTTCACGCCGCACTTGGTCACGCCAAGGGGTGGTGAGTTTTGCCAAATTAGTACATCCGGGTAGCCGCTTTAAACTCGGTGGTCACCTGACATTCAATAAATAA